The Solanum pennellii chromosome 11, SPENNV200 sequence ACCTTTGGTTCACTTCTTCTATTCGATTGTCCTCGGTGAATGCTAAGGCGGAAAGCATTTCTTATTGTTCCAATTACCATGGATCTAGTGAATACTTGATGACTTCTTCTGCATAGGATTTAGAATAGGAGATTTGAGGAATAATGTACTTTAGTTCAGTTCATTTCTTGCTTTGTAGGACTTCAAAatgttttgatatttgaaaCTTTGTGCCTAAGTTTCTGTAAAAGAAGTGATAAGTGTCTTGCCAGAAAGCCGGACGTTGCTTTACTCCTTCTAGACAATGCTTCGTAAGTTTAATTTTCATCTTGATGCAGAGACATACTTTTGTTCGTTGAGATTGAAAAGTTTACCTGAAGAGGATACTGTGAAAATGCTAGCTGGATCCGCTGAAACACATCTATTGTATGTTGGACTTGTTTGCTCAAATTTTAGATATTGCATTTTTTCCCTATTCTTGACATTGATGGTTTACATTACCAATAATATAACTCAGCTTACCGGAGGGGCTGGGGGATGACTTAATTGTTGATGTACGTGACTCAAAGGGAAACTACTGCGGCCGTGCAGTAGCTCAGGTTGCTGATATTGCTGATGATCCGGTATACTTTCTGGCTCTCATATGTAATTATTTCTGTTATTGAGGTTTAACTTATACGGTGGAACACTTAGTTTTTATTGCAAAAATGCAGGGGGACAAACTCCGTTGGTGGTCCATATATCATGAGCCAGAGCATGAACTTGTTGGAAGAGTAcaactatatataaattattcaaCTAGTCCTGATGAAAATAGCAACACTAAGGTATAAAAATCCTGCAATAACCTTATTTTCTTCCATGCTATATGGCTGTAAGTAGACTTCCAGAAGCTAAACATTGGTACTTCACCTACTTTTCTGAATTAACAAACACAAATTTTAACTTGCAAAACCTCAAGTATCATAGCTTTCTCTGAAGGATTTATAGATTCATGCTGTATGCCATCGCTAAGTTGCTTTATTTGAATACTTTTATACtacattatcaaaaaaaaatcatatgtaaCCGTTTGTGTGGTCATCATAAAATGTAATTTGGTGAATATCAAATTCTTGTTGTTTAAAGTTCGTTTTAATAGAAATTTTGCTTTTATGTTCTCTCTGTAAGTAGTGGAAAATAAATGAACATTTTGATTTATCATATCATCCCCTGACGATTGATGTCGCTAGATAAACGTTTTTCCAGGTTTTTGCTATGGTACTTAATTTCGTAACAATGACATTGCAATATCTGTTGATATATTCTGCCATAAGCAAAACAtggaatatatttatttattcaacaaTTTTTCTGTATATTCACTATTAATGGTCTGATGGATTACCAGAAGTTAGGTTTCTGAAGTTGATTTGTTGCCTGTTATTGTGTCAGTGTGGTCCTGTCGCAGAAACCGTTGCATATGATTCTGTTTTGGAAGCAGCAATGAAAGTTCAACAGTTTCAGCAGAGAAATTTGGTGCTCCATGGTCCTTGGAGGTGGTTAGTAACTGAATTTGCATCATACTATGGAGTCTCGGATGCATATACAAAACTAAGGTAATAAGGTAGATTATTTTGGAAAATCTTTCATTAATTAGCATCACTCAGAGATTTGGTAAATGAAACTAATGAGGAATTCTgctaaaaaattcaaattgcgTGTCAGATATCTTACTTATGTCATGGATGTTGCAACGCCCACAGCAGACTGTCTGAATTTGGTATATGAATTGCTGCTACCCGTGGTCTCTAAACCTAAGAATAGCCTTAGTCATCAAGAGGTAAGAGGATTTGGTTTGAACTTTCTGCTGGGAGATTTGCTTTTCTTTTGGATTTGCTTAAGTGACTTCTTCCATATACTTATTCAAAGCAATAACTGTATATTCtgcaaaaataaaaaccatCATCTTTGTGGTCAGAAAAGATTggactttttaaaaattaaactataataCTTGGTATTTGCAGTTGTTATTTATTGGTTTGGCTTCTACGAACATAAGTTTCTGTGGTTCTATCTTACGGTCTCTTGTCTCGCATGCTTTCATCTCTCCAACCCCCTACGCCCATACCTCTCTTCCCACCTCGCGGACAAGAAAAAGCGAAATGTTGAAAACGGGAACTACATTGAATAAGtggttttgtttgttttttctttttctttttctttttgaggatggtaacaatttattttttgtttttaaacaCTTTTAATCTGTTCAACTTTTTGTCctatattttgattttcatttCCAGATTCACTTTTCTTTCAGTTTTTTAACATGCATTTTTTTACGAAGTATTTTTAACATGTCATGCACATGCAAGTTTGTGGTTCAGAATCAAGtgttattttattacttttcagTGTCTCTGTGATTACAAAACCTGCTTGTATTCACTGCATACTTTGCCTTCTTTTATCATGAACCAGAATCGTATTCTAGGAGAAGTTTCTGAAAAGATCGAGCTGATTGTTGCTCTAGTTTTTGAGAACTACAAGTCTTTAGACGAATCATTACCATCAGGGATGGAAGATGTGTTCAAACCTGCTACTGGAGTTGCTGCTCCTGCACTGTCTCCTGCTTTGAAGCTGTATAGTCTTCTTAATGATATTCTTTCTCCAGAGGCCCAGTTGAAACTATGCAGATATTTTCAGGTTAGAGACTTTCTTCGtactttcttctttctttcaagGAATGGAAGATGTGAAACAGTCCTTTTCTTCTGTAAGCTTTCTCACTTCTGCACATTATTTTCGGGTAGACTGCTGCGAAGAAAAGATCCAGAAGACACTTGGCGGAAACAGATGAATTTGTCTCCAACAACAATGACAATATATTGATGGATCCCATGGCTCGCTCCACAGCTTACCAGAAGATGGTATCACTTTGTTCAAATATCAGAAATGAAGTTCGTACAGACATACAGATCAATAATCAAAATATACTTCCGAGGTACCCTACCTTTCCCCCTCCTTCACTGGAGTGTGACTTCCTGTGTCATTCAGCTATAAAGCTAGAAGGTTAGATGGTCATATTGGTCTTTTGAAGTTAGCTGGTCTTTTTTCTAGTTTTCAGATTTTGACTGCTCAATCTATTTGGATAATTTCTctcatacaataaaaataaccatCAAGCCTCAGCCATTAAGCTAGTTGGATTCAACTATATGAATCGTCACTGTCCATGTCACTCTAGTTAAATTAAACCCCTCTCAATCACAGTCTATTTACTGGTCTACTCTAAGTTGTAAGCTGTCTTTTATTCAAAGCATGGCAATTTGGTAATAAAAGGTGTGAACCATTTGTTTGCATATATTTGTGGAACTGGGCAGCTTGTTTAGGAACTTAGGCACTTTGTGCTTTGTGGTCAGCATGAGGTAATAAAAGGTGTGAAGCATTTGTTTGCATATATCCATCTTCGTGtattttgttgttcttgtgCAAGCCTTTCTACGGAATTAAAAAATCTCTGGATGTTGCCATGTTTGTCTATTCAGGACACGAGAAATCATCCTTCTCTTGGATctaatatgatatgatttaaAGAAAGACATTTAGGAAAGGCAGGGAAAGATATTCTGATAGCATGTAGATCTGTTATTAGACAATTACTATATGGAATGCGAATTCTCACAGCTATTTCTGGATTAATCTTCTGTAGTTTCCTAGACCTCCCAAATCTTTCATCGGCCATATACTCCGCGGAGCTATGTAGCAGATTGCGTGCATTCCTTGTTGCATGTCCTCCCACTGGTCCCTCATCTCCTGTAGCAGAACTCATTGTCGCAACAGCTGATCTTCAGAAAGATTTTAGTTACTGGAACATCAGGTAATGCATATTCGTTAGTTCAGAACTTCAGCTTATACTGCATGTCCTGCGTGTAATGATTTTGACAGAGGTGAAAATCCTTTCACAGTCCTGTCAAAGGTGGAGTTGATGCAAAGGAGTTGTTCCATCCATACATTACCCTCTGGATCAAGGAGAAGCGTCTTGCTTTGCTCGAATTGTGTAAACCTGACAAGGTATGTCAATCCTCACATTGCTATGTCTAGTCAACAATATCTTCAGACGTGTTTGTTCTGAACTTCTTTCTTAGAATTCTGTACTTGACTTGGTATTATTTGCAGATAAAGTGGCCCTGTGTAGATACACAGCACTCAACAACTCCTTTTGTTGATGATATCTATGACCGACTGAAGGAGACATTAACTGAATATGATGATGTCATAAGACGCTGGCCTGAATATCTTTTCTCGTTGGAAACTGTATGTACAAACATTGCTCTTCAAATTCTTCATCTTCAAGTCCTTTGAGCACTAAACAtgttttattttacattaataGCACTACAGCTTTTTGGAGGGGAGAAAAGGTTCTTCATCTTGTCTTTCCCTCTCTGTTTTGCTGTTGAGTGTTTAGCATTAGAACAATTGAGAAGTATTATATATGGTTCTAAGATCAGTGACAGGCTTAAATGAAATATGTGAAAAGAGTATGGTTATCTCATTTCCAGAAAGCAAGATTACGTACCTCCAATGTCTCTTGTTACTCACTAACGACACTTGTACTTTCCTCGTCTTTTCAAAAGGCTATAGCAGATGTAGAAAAGGCGGTTATTGAAACTTTGGACAGGCAGTATGCGGATGTTTTATCTCCATTAAAGGAGAATATAATGCCCATTAAATTAGGTCTCAAGTATGTCCAGAAAATCACCAAAGGTACCGTAACTCCGTTTGCAGTCTGCAAAGAGGTGAGCTCCTTGGTCTTTTTGCAATAGCCTTGTAAATATATGATTCCGCTTTTTCTGTTTTCGACTTGCGAAAAAATAACTCGAGTTATTTTTCAGCTGGGAATTCTTTTGAATTCCATGAAGAGAATGTTGGATGTTCTACGGCCCCAAATTGAACTGCAATTCAAGTCATGGGGTTCTTGCCTGCCGGATGGAGGAAATGTCACTCCAGGAGAGCGTATCAGTGAAATTACAGTGATGTTGAGAACTAAATTCAGAGGTTATATGCAAGCAATCATGGATAAACTAGTAGAAAATGTAGGTATTCTATCAGAATGCTGCATTAAATTTTTGTGCTCTCAGTATAAATTTGACTTCTGTCTAAATTTATCGATGTTTGCAAGAGTTGTGATAATTGTTTCTTTATACAGACAAGATTGCATAGTCCCACTAAACTGAAGAAGATAATCCAAGATGCTAAAGAAGGTACACAGGAATCTGATTTACGAGTTAGGATTCAGCCGCTGAAGGATCTGCTGGATAATGCAATTGAGCAACTTCATATGGTATTTGAGACGCAAGTTTTCATAATTATTTGTCGAGGCTTCTGGGATCGTATGGGGCAGGTCAGTGAATAGCTTATTTGTTATCCAATAAATATTTCCTAATGTTGTACACTCTTCAAATGATCCACTGTTGTTTAATTTAGGATGTGCTAAAGTTTTTGGAAGAGAGAAAAGACAATAGATCTTGGTACAAAGCATCACGAGTCGCAGTATCGGTGAGTTGATGCTACGTTTCTGCTCGTTAAGTCTATTTTGTGTTCTAGAATCACCACATCATTAGAACTTCAAATCATGGTATTAGCACTACACGGTTTGATACATGGATAAGCACGGTTAAAGACAGAATTATTCTTAACACACCAAACCAAAAACCACTTTTTCTACCTGGGAGATGTGTAATCTAGGGGATTGTGATTTCTGGTTCTTCATAGGTTCGAAAACTATCATATgataattattgtattttaacaTGTTTGGACTCTTGCGCTATTCTAACCCCGTGGTGCCAGCCTGACTCTCTCACTGTCATCATTTTCTTGATACACCCCAACAAAATTTTACAACGATATCAGACATTTCCTTTTTTCGTCTTGAAATAGGAGGGAGTGGTGGAAGGTTCATGCTTTATATCTTGATGGTTCTATTTTCGAACGTGCAGATATTAGATGACATATTTGCATCTGGAATGCAAAAGTATCTAGGCAATGTACTTCAAGAGAAAGACTTGGAACCACCTAGATCTATTGCAGATGTTCGGTCCATGCTTTGTAAAGACGCAGTGAATGACAACGACAACAACTACTTCTATTAAGAGTATCGACAAAACTTGTACATAGCGTATACCTAATACTCCTACATAGCACTTCCTTTCTTTCTACATCGCGGAGAAAATATCAAGAATTGCAGTCTCTTGCACCATACGAAGCGTAGAGATGAAGAGAGGGTTCTGTCCAATTTTGTTAGATACTCTTATCTTTTGGTTCTTCTTAATGGCTGCTATAGAGTAActgttcttcattttttattcatttagaaattTGTACTACTGGTAGTAGTTTACTGAGATTGCTACAATGTATGTCAATATTATACAGAAGCAATATGTTTAGATACTATTTCCTCATAAAACTTGTCAAGTGGCTTCTTCTCGATTTGCGTTTTAGGTTTTGGTGGGTAGAGTTATCTGAAGTTATTGGTATCTCGTGAAATAGTCGTGTTGCACACATGTATTTGAAgattgatgaagtgttttggGTAGTGTTCATATTAGGGAGTAAAACGCTCCTAACAGATATGGTGTCTATGACTCGAACCCGAGATCTCTTGTTTATGATTGTGACTGCTAAATTATTGACTAGATGATAGCTGTCCTAGTTAATACTATGCTGTTGTTTTTTCTGTCCCAAGTTCCAGCAAAAAAGTACTACACAAATTGGAACCCTAATCTTTtattaatattcaattattcTATTAGGCTTAATCCAAGTGGCCTATATTTTTTGTCTGTGAATCTTACAATTTGGATTGGTGATAACTATAtcgtaaaaataataatatttcatccgTTTTAATTTGTCGTCTGATTTTAACTAGACacaagtttttaaaattaaagatgtGTAGATTGTaacaaaatgttctttaattttgtggtcttatATCTGTATGGTGAAAAGTTAGAATTTAAGAAttgtcaaaaaagaaagaagatattcttttttaaaacatattaaaaagaaaagtaaaataaataaattaaaacaggGAGTAacgaaatatgttatgtgacaTCAACTATGTGaagacattttaaataaaaatacataatgtgTTAGTCACCAACTCACCATGTATGAATTTCATGTATTCGTCCTTTTTAGGGATATAAAGATGGGCTATATAATAATggatttattcttttttttattttataaaaatagaaaaagaaaaagggaaccaagagaatattttttatttcaataaataagAATAGGATTCAATGGATGTAATGTGTAGTCAATTAAGAACTCAACTTATAGAAGGTATCAAAGCATGTGAATAATTGCATGTTCAAGAATTCATCATAATCTCTTAGAATTTAGAGACAAATTTATAttctaaaaggaaaaaagaaaaacttataaGAACCAAATACCATTATTCCAATATGCATTGCATGAAGAAAATAATGCCCTTGCCTCAATTATTACGATAATAATATACTCGATGTAATTTCACAAGTGAAATTTGAGGAAGGTGATGCGTACATAATCGTATCAAAAGAAGAGAGGTGACTTTTGATAGTCCCTCGGCATAAGGAATAATAAAAtcaagtatgaaaaaaaaaatacaacgaTAAAACATTATGCTGAACATAACGagcaataatatataatatcataatcgcaaaaattaaaaatagataataatataatagaagAATAAGATATTATTTCGAGTTTCACTTACATGGGCCCACAAGTAGAATAAGTTGTAGGTCCCTTATGCATGTGCCTAGCACACGCTCCCTTACCTACTAGGCAACAACTCTTGACCCCTTAAGTAGAACTCTATTTTAGATTTATCGATctgattaatataaatttataccatttagattattttattaaaaggaAGCATAGTCAAaacttaatttttgatttattttagttactGAATTTAACAATCATTATTAAATGTGAtactgaaaattatgtgaaaatgGATTCAATTCTTTTTGACTTTTGTTTTGACCATGACTTGTTCAAACTTTCTTAGGTCAAAGCTACTCTACTTAGAATTATTCTCCCATAAACgtgtgaaaataaaataaaataaaagagtttttaattaatgaaactCTTTTTTTGGTGGCTAAGAAGCCATTTtgactccttttttttttcctctttttttgtTGTCCTTTGGAGGTGGGCATGATATAATATTGTTCCAATATTAACGTAACATGGTGTTACTTGTTCTTTgtgattatataaaatattgtttaaggtattattcttttcttttcgaTTAATGTAAAAGGTGTTTACTTAGCATGAAGTTTaagaacatatttttttaaaaaaaataatagtttaaaataagttatagatatttatatggctataaatcattttattagtgctaaaaatataaatctacTTACCTAAAATATGTAAAGTTTAAAGTTAGGTTGTTACTAAATATAGAAGATTCTATTCTTTTTAGAACGGActaaaaatatagtttaaaataagttatagaTATTTTTGTGGCTATAAATCATCGAGTAATGATCTTATTAATGgtagaaatataaaatttacttaCCTAATATATGTACAATTTAAAGTTAAGTTACTAAACATAAAAGATTCTGTTCTTTTCAAAacggactaaaaaggaaaaaatatcatataaattttgacGAGTAGATAActcaaatattttgaaatatttgattccCTCTTGCCAGTAAACTTTTCCTGTCCCTCGGTTAACCTCACTCGTAACGCTTTCATGTAGTTTTCGTGCTCTTGCTTCTTGCTTTCGAGACGGTGGGTGGGGGTGAAGATCCCTAAATATGATTTGGACAATTCTATCTCTTAACTAATTTTTAGAATTGAGTTAGACCCcaattcatttctttataaaGATGAGAtcggaaaaaaaaatcatcattatCGAGCtataacaaaaattttgaaagtcTAAAGATACTTTATCCCACAGTAAAACTTTACGgtgtaaatttatttattttttcttctaaaaaaaagcatatatatattgtttgaaaTAAAGTCACGTCGACTTGATcaatttaaatgttataaaattaGCCCAAAGTCgtcttatttttaaatttggtcAAGTGATTTGCAAATTTTTATACAATTGACTTTGTGTATACATTATCACTAAGCTCATTCCACGTATTATCTGTTTTAGCTCGATACATTACAAGTTTGTTCTTTAACTTACGTCAATTAACCCCAAACGTCTATGTAGCACATACACTTGTTCTTTGTCAATgtattatttattgatttcttaAATTCAAGGTCCCAACAAACATGAGTaaacaaaaactataaaatttgcTTAATCAAGAATCATTAATTTCCACCAAACAAGAACTCGTTTTTTCATATAGAAGTaaaccataaataataatattagaaCACAACATAGTATCACTTTTCCCAAacttaaaaaacataaattaaattaaactttttttaattcttaatactaatttaattttttttttcttcgtcatcatcatcattaaaaATCCTTAAGCATTTTCCTGACTTGTTCCAGTGTGACAAAGAGCACCACAGTAAATGGACCTTGCCTTGAGATTGTAGGAATAAATCCCTTATACAATGCCATTGGCCCTTCAGCTTTGATAGTTTTCATTGCACAATCAATGGCTCCACTATACGGTGGAGCCATTCCCGGCTCGACTTTCATGTTCATAACACGTGTCTTAATCACATCCACTGGATTAGACGCTATCGCTGCCACAAACCCAGCAGCAAAGCTCGAAACCACATGGGTTCCGAGCCCGTCCTTCATTAACCCTTTTTCGAGGATAGTCTCTTTGAACTGATCGTACGATGCTAGCTGCGATGCGGTAACTAGCATGGCGCGGTTCACGGTAAGAGATGAACCGCGCCACAGGCTAGTTACCCCTTCGCTTTTACTCATCTGAGTAATTGCATCAATCACGCTTTTGTAGTTGCGGCGTTGAGAGATCGGAAGCCGGCCGTCAGCCTGCATGCGAACCATCGCTACGTCGGCGGGATTACCAACGGCAGCTCCGATCCCGCCGGCGATTAATCCGGCAACGATCTTCTTCGACAAAGGCATGATGTTAGTATCTGGATCGGTCCATTTCTGCTTCAGCATATCGTATAAACCCATTCTGGTTGTAGAGTACAGCGTCTGCCGGAGAACAGTCGCTGATACACCGGAAAACAAAGCAGCAACACCTTCTTGTTGAATAATCTTAACACCTACAGCAACCGGTCCTACACGTGGTGGAGCATGAGCAACCACCGACGGCGCCGGAATATGAATAGTATGATTAGCAGTATGAAAAGCAAGTGCTGGACGGAGATTGTGAACAGTCGCCGGAGCTGAAATTGGGGCTTCTCCTTGAAGCTGCATACGAACTTTGATTAAATCAAGTGGGTGAGTACTACACCCAGCAATAATCGAAGCAATACCTCCCTCAACAAATCCCTTAACACCCATTATACCaatgaatcaaataaaaaataaatatgtattagGTAATGGGAAAAAttgaaaacacaaaaaatacaaTCAAATCTTTTAAATCCAATTGGAATTAGAGATCATCTCACTGGAAACCAGTAGATGAGAATGGAGACCGAAAGCTATAGATGCGAAGTGTGGAACGTTGAGTCTGTGAGACATATAAATTGTGAGttgagaagaagaaggaagaaaggaatttataggaagaaaaaaaaaaggaaaggaaaaggAAATTAGGTTTTGTATACAACGCGGGTTCTACTTTTCTCTGCGGCGGACTTTGGTCAatggaaatattttttgattgtAATATTATTACAAAAGAAAACATGGGCGGAGTCAAGTAATATCGAggggtttttttatttatttgaatttattcgACTTTTTAGGTGTATGTATGTATAGCAAgtgttaaattatattttattttttttgtgttaatttttttatattttggactttttagtgaaaattttagCTTTGTTTCTAATTGAAAGTAATATAACTCTAtagcattttttaaatttacttgtatgattttacttttaaaGCTATTTAGATATTTGAAGTATGGTATGTTTTGGTTGAATTTGTAAACGTATGATAAAAATAGTTCACATTagatttttttaacttatattttgaaaagtttttactCACATACTCAATTGTTCGTTACTAAACAAGttgatcaattaaaatatattattttatttattataactAGATCAATAAACAGATTAAGATTGTGCATCAATAAATCATTATGTTTAAGAAAGAAAGCTAGACGTGTAGTTATTTTTACTGGCAACTATACGACTaacaattttgatttgtatttatttactAATACGAATAATGTATTTAAACCCAAAAAGAATTGACTTTAATAAGCTTGttataataattgaattatcataAAACATAgtacatattaaagttgaaatgaattgtataattaaaaagaagactcatataatttattacaattgaaactgttttatatttttcaagagaAAATGTTAGATAGAATTgagaaaaaattacttatttgaaTTATGCCATTGAAAAGTTAAAAAGTCTACAATGTGTAACTAATGGACCATATGAACCTTGTTGAATAAAATTGATGGTGCTTATTGGTTGAGAATAAACTTAAGGGGCCAAAGTTTTACCCGACACTTTGAAACCGCACAATCAAAGGCAATAGCATATACTTCTTCTATCGCAATGTGACGATATTTGATTAAATacgtaaattatttttaaaaatttcataaaacatatgctaaaaatattttgttgctatagaattatgttttttaaataaataattttaaattgaattattttaaaatatagaacctatattttttttctcttgatatattaaaaaagaaaatatgactCAGAATAGAGGTTGAAGTGTACATGTATTTGATTTTAGGACTA is a genomic window containing:
- the LOC107004665 gene encoding uncharacterized protein LOC107004665 yields the protein MYTQRMQSDPVLGRKNNGLGFGVICGSNFQAGHLPSGVIPGSRTIPVSGSGGYDNGWGSDMDIGFDSDDEVYDGYHSVETSPQDDKFPNVGTSKRKHSFNEHIGNTTNDELQQKMWNHSESVYPGNVVKSSSNSVASSKTTTLLPSSIGNKSASSWESNVKSSRQILKLSRSDIPSAPPLGGSLQECDQVAVQRKTFVANDIPFPEISGCSVAMDEAKTYKTATAGSTKDGQSGPSGRAGGVPSNSSSALFPTYHASGRGSWQGFVAYEACIRLCLHSWAKGCHDAPAFLENECAMLRDAFGARQVLLQSEEELLRKRSLELVSEGASMKPKKTLGKLKVQVRKVKMALDPPTGCSFSTLKPPKVKLEAIRAQLSNVKSTISSEWGAIRKVRVAPRIPPNGSLSHQSLAYLHAGTRYVKDVSGILKLGVTSLRSSSASYEVVPETYFCSLRLKSLPEEDTVKMLAGSAETHLFLPEGLGDDLIVDVRDSKGNYCGRAVAQVADIADDPGDKLRWWSIYHEPEHELVGRVQLYINYSTSPDENSNTKCGPVAETVAYDSVLEAAMKVQQFQQRNLVLHGPWRWLVTEFASYYGVSDAYTKLRYLTYVMDVATPTADCLNLVYELLLPVVSKPKNSLSHQENRILGEVSEKIELIVALVFENYKSLDESLPSGMEDVFKPATGVAAPALSPALKLYSLLNDILSPEAQLKLCRYFQTAAKKRSRRHLAETDEFVSNNNDNILMDPMARSTAYQKMVSLCSNIRNEVRTDIQINNQNILPSFLDLPNLSSAIYSAELCSRLRAFLVACPPTGPSSPVAELIVATADLQKDFSYWNISPVKGGVDAKELFHPYITLWIKEKRLALLELCKPDKIKWPCVDTQHSTTPFVDDIYDRLKETLTEYDDVIRRWPEYLFSLETAIADVEKAVIETLDRQYADVLSPLKENIMPIKLGLKYVQKITKGTVTPFAVCKELGILLNSMKRMLDVLRPQIELQFKSWGSCLPDGGNVTPGERISEITVMLRTKFRGYMQAIMDKLVENTRLHSPTKLKKIIQDAKEGTQESDLRVRIQPLKDLLDNAIEQLHMVFETQVFIIICRGFWDRMGQDVLKFLEERKDNRSWYKASRVAVSILDDIFASGMQKYLGNVLQEKDLEPPRSIADVRSMLCKDAVNDNDNNYFY
- the LOC107004666 gene encoding mitochondrial uncoupling protein 5, with amino-acid sequence MGVKGFVEGGIASIIAGCSTHPLDLIKVRMQLQGEAPISAPATVHNLRPALAFHTANHTIHIPAPSVVAHAPPRVGPVAVGVKIIQQEGVAALFSGVSATVLRQTLYSTTRMGLYDMLKQKWTDPDTNIMPLSKKIVAGLIAGGIGAAVGNPADVAMVRMQADGRLPISQRRNYKSVIDAITQMSKSEGVTSLWRGSSLTVNRAMLVTASQLASYDQFKETILEKGLMKDGLGTHVVSSFAAGFVAAIASNPVDVIKTRVMNMKVEPGMAPPYSGAIDCAMKTIKAEGPMALYKGFIPTISRQGPFTVVLFVTLEQVRKMLKDF